The following proteins are co-located in the Apis mellifera strain DH4 linkage group LG9, Amel_HAv3.1, whole genome shotgun sequence genome:
- the LOC102656311 gene encoding uncharacterized protein LOC102656311, whose protein sequence is MAAIELLEDRVIELEKKIYGLAKKKENNDTLENPVIDNILHVNTLVSSAMSGREKANLMIKRLPELNTYLDPIIESSEIPIEAKLQLLLAMASEIKQNHEMLKQVQELTPVLETDRLRNVPELTNKLNDLNLSYLKLYEDTQGLNNHINEVFSKYNDVITSISKSLITIDAIVTTAEIAAMPKKQLD, encoded by the coding sequence atggCAGCTATTGAATTGTTAGAAGATAGAGTtattgaattggaaaaaaaaatatatggacttgcaaagaaaaaagaaaataatgatacatTGGAAAATCCCGTGATAGATAATATCTTGCATGTAAATACATTAGTTTCCTCTGCAATGTCaggaagagaaaaagcaaATCTAATGATAAAGCGATTACCAGAATTAAATACTTACTTAGATCCAATAATTGAAAGTTCAGAAATTCCTATAGAGGCCAAGCTTCAATTATTGTTAGCAATGGCatcagaaataaaacaaaatcatgAAATGTTAAAACAAGTGCAAGAATTAACACCTGTATTAGAGACTGATCGTCTAAGAAATGTACCAGAATTAACAAACAAACTCAATGATTTgaatttatcttatcttaaattatatgaagatACTCAaggattaaataatcatataaatgaagttttttccaaatataatgATGTAATAACTAGTATTTCTAAGTCATTAATTACTATAGATGCTATTGTAACAACAGCTGAAATTGCAGCAATGCCCAAGAAACAATtagattaa